A stretch of Kyrpidia spormannii DNA encodes these proteins:
- a CDS encoding amino acid permease, with translation MPEESELVRGLKERHLQLIALGGAIGVGLFLGSARAIHLAGPALTISYLVGGLVIFLIMRALGELALYKPVAGSFSTYAEEFVGPWAGFITGWTYWFMWITTAMAEITAVGVYVRYWFPAVPQWLPALIALVIMFLVNLIAVGAYGEFEFWFALIKVVTIVAMIVVGLLIILFGVWNHGEPVGFSNLWSHGGFFPTGISGVLLALQMVMFAYVGVELIGVTAGEARDPSKTIPAATNKIIWRILIFYVGALLIIMSLYPWNELDAQNSPFVLTFQRIGFPAAADLINFVVLTAALSSCNSGVFSTGRMLYSLAQYGQAPRFLQGLSSRRVPATAIAASAAVMLVGVILNYVVPQQVFTYVTSLGAEGAIWTWGMILVAHMAYRRRVAAGQVQGVKYRMPGTPVTNWIGLAFLALVVVLLLFDPDTRVAFYVALAWFAILVIAYQFVRRRAGHGMGAEGPGRP, from the coding sequence ATGCCCGAAGAGTCGGAGTTAGTTCGGGGACTCAAAGAACGCCATTTGCAACTGATCGCTTTGGGCGGTGCCATCGGTGTCGGATTGTTTCTGGGGTCAGCCCGGGCGATTCATTTGGCGGGGCCGGCTTTAACCATTTCGTACCTGGTGGGTGGACTCGTCATTTTCCTGATCATGCGGGCACTGGGCGAACTGGCCTTGTACAAGCCCGTGGCGGGGTCGTTCAGTACATACGCCGAGGAATTTGTCGGCCCTTGGGCCGGATTTATCACGGGGTGGACCTATTGGTTCATGTGGATCACCACAGCGATGGCCGAAATTACCGCGGTGGGGGTCTATGTACGATATTGGTTTCCCGCGGTGCCCCAATGGCTGCCGGCATTGATCGCGCTGGTGATCATGTTTCTGGTCAATCTGATTGCCGTCGGGGCTTACGGAGAGTTCGAGTTTTGGTTTGCGCTGATCAAGGTGGTCACCATCGTCGCGATGATTGTGGTCGGCTTGTTGATCATCCTGTTTGGGGTGTGGAACCATGGGGAGCCGGTGGGATTCTCAAACCTGTGGAGCCACGGGGGATTTTTCCCGACGGGGATCAGCGGTGTACTCCTCGCCCTGCAGATGGTCATGTTTGCCTACGTGGGCGTGGAGTTGATCGGGGTGACCGCCGGTGAGGCCCGGGATCCGTCGAAAACGATCCCGGCGGCGACCAATAAGATCATCTGGCGGATTCTGATTTTCTACGTCGGGGCTCTTTTGATCATTATGAGCCTGTATCCGTGGAATGAGCTCGATGCTCAAAATAGCCCCTTCGTGCTTACTTTTCAGCGGATCGGCTTCCCAGCCGCCGCGGATCTCATCAACTTCGTCGTCCTGACGGCGGCGTTGTCATCGTGCAACAGCGGAGTGTTTAGCACTGGGCGCATGCTCTATTCGTTAGCGCAGTACGGCCAAGCGCCCCGGTTTCTGCAGGGTCTCAGTTCCAGGCGGGTGCCGGCGACGGCCATTGCCGCTTCTGCGGCGGTGATGCTCGTCGGGGTGATCCTCAATTATGTGGTGCCTCAGCAAGTGTTTACGTACGTGACGAGCCTGGGGGCTGAAGGGGCGATATGGACCTGGGGCATGATTCTCGTGGCTCATATGGCCTATCGCCGCCGGGTCGCTGCCGGCCAGGTGCAGGGGGTCAAATACCGCATGCCCGGGACCCCGGTGACGAACTGGATTGGTCTGGCTTTCCTGGCCCTGGTGGTGGTCTTGCTGTTGTTCGATCCCGATACTCGGGTGGCTTTTTATGTGGCTTTGGCATGGTTTGCGATCTTGGTGATTGCGTATCAGTTTGTGCGCCGCCGGGCGGGGCATGGTATGGGCGCGGAAGGTCCAGGCCGTCCCTGA
- the alr gene encoding alanine racemase, which yields MKGFEDGALTWADVDISAIRHNVESFRQLTRDAEIMAVVKADGYGHGAVPVAKAALEAGARRLAVARLEEGLALRKAGIRVPILILGWIDPGTARELVAADLEVAVFDPAHIPPLAAAARELHKRAGVHIKIDTGMGRIGWRDTDQALKWAAELNKVPEVEIRGTFTHFAAADAEDLTHARGQWRRFDHWVKALESHGMRPPLIHAANTAAALSLPEAHYDALRVGIGLYGYLPNPGWKAPVVLRPALRWMARLVYVKWVEPGATVSYGCTYRAPARRRIGTVAVGYGDGLRRGLSNAGYMLVHGRRAPIVGRVCMDQTMIDLTNIPEARSGDVVTVLGRDGEESWTADDHARLLDTISYEILCGIGKRVPRRYV from the coding sequence ATGAAAGGGTTTGAAGACGGGGCGCTCACCTGGGCTGATGTGGATATATCCGCCATCCGTCACAATGTTGAATCCTTTCGCCAGTTGACCCGGGACGCGGAGATCATGGCGGTGGTGAAGGCGGATGGCTACGGGCACGGCGCGGTGCCGGTGGCCAAAGCGGCCTTGGAGGCCGGCGCCCGGCGCCTGGCGGTGGCCCGGTTGGAGGAGGGGCTCGCCCTGCGGAAAGCGGGCATTCGCGTCCCCATCCTGATCCTCGGGTGGATCGACCCCGGAACTGCCCGGGAGCTGGTGGCGGCGGATCTCGAGGTGGCGGTTTTCGATCCCGCCCACATCCCCCCATTGGCAGCGGCCGCCAGGGAACTGCACAAACGGGCCGGTGTGCACATCAAAATCGACACGGGCATGGGGCGCATCGGTTGGCGGGATACGGACCAGGCGCTGAAGTGGGCGGCCGAGCTCAACAAGGTGCCCGAAGTGGAGATTCGGGGCACCTTTACCCATTTTGCCGCGGCGGACGCCGAAGATCTCACCCATGCCCGGGGCCAGTGGCGTCGCTTTGACCACTGGGTCAAAGCCTTGGAGAGCCACGGCATGCGCCCCCCGCTTATTCACGCGGCCAATACGGCGGCGGCTCTCAGCTTGCCCGAAGCCCACTACGACGCCCTCCGGGTGGGGATCGGACTGTACGGCTACCTGCCCAATCCGGGGTGGAAGGCGCCCGTTGTACTCCGCCCGGCCCTCCGCTGGATGGCCCGCCTGGTGTATGTCAAATGGGTGGAGCCTGGCGCGACGGTCAGTTATGGCTGCACGTACCGCGCTCCGGCCCGCCGGCGCATCGGTACGGTGGCGGTGGGGTACGGGGACGGGCTACGCCGGGGATTGTCCAATGCGGGGTACATGCTGGTTCACGGCCGGCGGGCGCCCATTGTGGGACGGGTGTGCATGGACCAGACCATGATCGATCTTACGAACATTCCCGAGGCACGCTCCGGGGATGTCGTGACTGTTCTCGGTCGCGACGGGGAGGAGAGCTGGACCGCCGACGATCACGCCCGTCTGCTCGATACCATTTCGTACGAGATTCTCTGTGGGATCGGAAAACGGGTTCCCCGGCGGTACGTTTGA
- a CDS encoding aspartyl-phosphate phosphatase Spo0E family protein yields the protein MLVVADQISQLRAELVQLFEQCNGRLTDPQMVRKSQQLDHLVVFVQRRRLEEHNQQCIAT from the coding sequence ATGTTGGTGGTGGCGGACCAGATCAGCCAGCTTCGGGCCGAATTGGTCCAGTTGTTCGAACAGTGCAATGGGCGTTTAACCGATCCTCAGATGGTGAGAAAAAGCCAACAACTCGACCATCTGGTGGTGTTCGTTCAGAGGAGGCGCCTCGAAGAACACAATCAGCAATGTATCGCGACCTGA
- a CDS encoding LCP family protein, which produces MAKRRRWLWIAAAVLLVLVLGTGGYYVWSIRHFVGAIQGESADLPQWTGTERVNILMMGVDNRNHDPHPRSDTMVLVSVDPVTKTAQMFSIMRDTWYKIPGYGYEKINAGYAFGGPQLAVKTVEDFLQIPIHYYVVTDFVGFEKVVDAVGGVDLNVEKSMNYVDDGVYDIHLKAGYQHLDGAHALMYVRFRHDAESDFGRTQRQREFLLALANRLKAPSSIAKLPIILQAMEPYVRTNMNFGDMIRLAGLMRGVDISQVQTAQIPQNQDLLPEYVDGQAVLIPHVAACRQTVHRMLGMADASTLTASASEDYYWNLYKNGGPAKSTTKAVAAPAPQPAPAPQPVPEPSAPAQESGNSSDQGTTTPTNHKPSTDNGGPSGNSGNEKGNGSGQPGPAGGSQAGSGGTSGGGGTGGNGLPGSGTTNQGGSVDTGTGTKGGTGAATSSASAQNFKTLHRAG; this is translated from the coding sequence TTGGCAAAACGAAGACGCTGGCTGTGGATCGCCGCAGCGGTGCTTCTCGTCCTCGTTCTCGGCACCGGCGGGTATTACGTGTGGTCGATCCGGCATTTTGTAGGGGCAATCCAGGGCGAGTCCGCGGATTTGCCCCAGTGGACGGGGACGGAGCGTGTGAACATCCTGATGATGGGAGTGGACAATCGCAACCACGACCCCCATCCCCGTTCAGACACGATGGTGTTGGTCAGTGTAGACCCGGTGACCAAAACGGCGCAGATGTTTTCGATCATGCGCGATACCTGGTACAAGATTCCCGGATATGGATACGAGAAGATTAACGCCGGTTATGCGTTCGGTGGACCGCAGCTGGCCGTAAAAACGGTGGAAGATTTTCTGCAGATACCGATTCATTACTATGTCGTGACCGATTTTGTCGGGTTTGAAAAAGTGGTGGACGCCGTGGGCGGCGTGGATTTGAACGTCGAGAAATCCATGAACTACGTGGACGACGGCGTTTACGACATCCACCTCAAGGCCGGGTATCAGCATCTTGATGGCGCCCACGCCCTGATGTATGTGCGGTTTCGCCACGATGCGGAGTCCGATTTTGGCCGGACCCAGCGGCAGCGGGAATTCCTGCTGGCGTTGGCGAACCGGTTGAAGGCTCCTTCGTCCATCGCGAAGTTGCCGATTATTCTTCAGGCCATGGAGCCCTATGTGCGCACCAATATGAACTTTGGGGACATGATTCGTTTGGCCGGTTTGATGCGGGGGGTGGACATCAGCCAGGTGCAGACCGCCCAGATCCCCCAAAACCAGGATCTTCTCCCAGAGTATGTGGACGGCCAGGCGGTGCTGATTCCTCATGTGGCGGCATGCCGGCAGACGGTGCACCGGATGTTGGGCATGGCCGACGCCAGTACCTTGACGGCTTCGGCGTCGGAGGATTATTACTGGAACCTGTACAAGAATGGCGGGCCGGCCAAGTCCACCACGAAGGCGGTGGCGGCTCCTGCCCCCCAACCGGCCCCGGCTCCTCAACCCGTGCCGGAGCCCTCGGCCCCGGCCCAGGAGTCCGGGAATTCGAGTGATCAGGGGACGACCACGCCGACCAATCACAAGCCGTCTACAGATAACGGTGGGCCGTCGGGGAACAGCGGCAATGAAAAAGGTAACGGATCGGGACAACCCGGGCCTGCGGGTGGCTCTCAAGCGGGAAGCGGTGGGACGAGCGGAGGTGGCGGCACGGGAGGGAACGGCTTGCCAGGTTCTGGAACGACGAACCAGGGTGGGTCAGTTGACACAGGGACAGGGACAAAGGGCGGAACCGGGGCAGCCACTTCTTCCGCGTCTGCTCAGAACTTCAAGACGTTGCACCGAGCGGGATAG
- a CDS encoding NAD(P)H-dependent flavin oxidoreductase has translation MPGNWDEDEWGFRLCQVLEIRYPILEGGLAHVGNGRLAAAISEAGGFGQVGSAGRSPEQFAEEITLAASLTTKPFGVNIPISERKDNRPYFDVIDQHRRAIAAVSLSAGNPRPLIPQFKEMGLRVIVLTSTVSQALKAAEGGADVVVCEGFEAGGHNGPAEITTMALVPQVVRALRERGRDVPVAAAGGIASGEQMAAALMLGADGVQIGTLFVATEECEAHPAYKRTLVEAGDEATVVIERSQGRVTRVLRSPFTERILDLEKQRPSMEELLPFIVGRNNRIAAIEGHMDEGYVNAGQGVGLIHSVRSAGDVVRDLAAEAARVLRRGPTWAEWLEGVDGVRPV, from the coding sequence ATGCCGGGAAATTGGGACGAAGATGAGTGGGGATTTCGCCTCTGTCAGGTATTGGAGATTCGCTACCCCATCCTGGAAGGGGGGTTGGCCCACGTCGGAAATGGCCGGTTGGCGGCAGCGATATCTGAAGCCGGAGGTTTCGGCCAGGTGGGATCGGCGGGACGCAGCCCGGAACAGTTTGCCGAAGAGATTACATTGGCCGCGTCCTTGACCACAAAACCCTTTGGTGTGAACATTCCCATCAGCGAACGAAAAGATAATCGCCCTTATTTTGACGTTATCGATCAACATCGCCGCGCCATCGCTGCGGTGAGCTTATCGGCGGGCAATCCCCGGCCTCTCATTCCGCAATTTAAAGAAATGGGACTTCGGGTGATCGTGCTCACCTCCACCGTCTCCCAGGCCCTGAAGGCGGCCGAGGGGGGAGCCGACGTCGTGGTGTGCGAAGGGTTTGAAGCGGGCGGCCACAACGGCCCGGCGGAAATCACGACGATGGCGCTCGTTCCCCAGGTGGTGCGGGCCCTCCGGGAGAGGGGCCGGGATGTGCCGGTGGCAGCAGCGGGGGGGATTGCGTCGGGGGAACAGATGGCGGCGGCTCTCATGCTCGGCGCCGACGGGGTCCAGATCGGCACGCTGTTTGTCGCCACGGAGGAATGTGAAGCCCACCCGGCCTATAAGCGCACCCTGGTGGAGGCCGGCGATGAAGCGACCGTGGTCATCGAACGGAGTCAGGGGCGGGTGACCCGGGTGTTGCGGAGTCCTTTCACAGAGAGAATTCTCGATCTGGAGAAACAGCGACCGTCTATGGAAGAGTTGTTGCCCTTTATCGTGGGGAGGAACAACCGGATTGCGGCCATTGAAGGGCATATGGATGAAGGGTATGTCAACGCCGGCCAGGGAGTGGGACTGATTCACTCGGTCCGGTCCGCCGGGGACGTGGTCCGGGACCTGGCAGCAGAGGCTGCCCGGGTGTTGCGGCGGGGTCCCACATGGGCCGAATGGCTGGAAGGGGTCGACGGGGTTCGTCCAGTATGA
- a CDS encoding lysylphosphatidylglycerol synthase transmembrane domain-containing protein yields the protein MADQLSQDLPREPGTTNRIWLWIWLGALVLGVSVALWFYRDELWHILDVIRHASPAGTLLAVACETGFLLTYWDLVGRLYRAAGTPVPRGALFRLLLVSGVVDRLLPTAGTSTIAVLAVAGARWGVTWASTLWMMGLFTSLGLVATLLIVALSVVLLSTFDIPLPPSIHQALLVGRWAAIGGVVLGAGFLWTPVRRRAVRRIVHWIGGLIDWWKAHEPAWWKRWRARRRRRTSTGSPNAGAAELFGGISPTQATPAPASPGVPRRRRRIWDPEERFRAFEATWERIRKEPGLWGVALAENLLLYVLRIGTLASFMSALHISLPWHHLIAGYGLVVLLVNLSALPFSLGIFEVSMAALYHWLGVPWTQSWALTLAYRGITFWLPIPLGLLAMVRWPGQPPSPGAGSYRNAREPSE from the coding sequence GTGGCCGATCAGCTGTCCCAAGATTTACCCCGGGAACCGGGGACCACCAATCGCATATGGCTATGGATCTGGCTCGGTGCCTTGGTGCTCGGAGTCTCTGTGGCCCTTTGGTTTTATCGGGATGAGCTTTGGCATATCCTGGACGTGATTCGGCACGCCTCGCCCGCCGGGACCCTTTTGGCGGTGGCGTGCGAGACGGGGTTCCTCCTAACTTACTGGGATCTGGTGGGCCGGCTGTACCGGGCGGCGGGCACCCCGGTGCCGCGAGGGGCATTGTTTCGCCTGCTCCTTGTCTCCGGTGTCGTCGACCGGTTGCTTCCAACCGCCGGCACCAGCACCATCGCCGTCCTGGCGGTGGCCGGGGCCCGATGGGGGGTCACTTGGGCAAGTACATTGTGGATGATGGGCTTGTTTACTTCCCTGGGGCTGGTGGCGACTTTGTTGATTGTGGCCCTGTCGGTGGTCCTTTTGTCCACCTTTGACATTCCCTTGCCGCCCTCCATTCATCAGGCGTTGCTCGTCGGCCGGTGGGCGGCGATCGGCGGCGTGGTGCTCGGGGCGGGGTTCCTATGGACACCGGTTCGCCGCCGGGCGGTCCGGCGAATCGTGCATTGGATCGGCGGGTTGATCGATTGGTGGAAAGCTCACGAACCCGCCTGGTGGAAGCGATGGCGGGCCCGGCGCAGGCGCCGGACAAGCACGGGTTCCCCAAATGCCGGGGCCGCGGAACTTTTTGGCGGGATCTCTCCGACCCAAGCCACCCCGGCCCCGGCCTCCCCCGGGGTACCCCGTCGGCGGCGCAGAATCTGGGACCCGGAGGAGCGGTTTCGCGCCTTTGAGGCCACTTGGGAGCGAATCCGAAAAGAACCCGGATTGTGGGGCGTTGCGCTGGCCGAGAATCTTCTGCTCTACGTGCTGCGCATCGGCACCTTGGCTTCCTTCATGTCGGCTTTGCACATTTCGTTGCCCTGGCACCACTTGATCGCCGGATATGGCCTTGTGGTCCTTCTGGTCAACTTGTCGGCCCTGCCCTTTTCCCTGGGAATCTTCGAAGTGTCCATGGCCGCCCTGTACCACTGGTTGGGCGTCCCCTGGACCCAGTCCTGGGCGTTGACCTTGGCGTATCGGGGGATCACCTTCTGGTTGCCGATTCCCCTGGGACTGCTGGCCATGGTGAGGTGGCCCGGTCAGCCGCCGTCCCCGGGTGCCGGGTCTTATCGAAACGCCAGGGAGCCATCGGAGTAG
- a CDS encoding NYN domain-containing protein has product MERNSLAWVHWEQLGEIVHRGVGKELDFDQLSRVIKEICGLQGHWCGTLAYGDFDRGDYGLQTRLLQVGIQPRHVAAREAGEFHRDAVALELSLDALESVHTLPHITDHLFVGGDISWVPLFRRLTQHGKHIHLCGFQSYTHRALREWAETFTALDHREEITRDRIREAGPQISEGDLEQVIHVLAGMQERLPFVGFGLLQRELTRRYPYRFGFEDILNAAKNEGILEVYKVPNPNNPDFPTTAVRLNREHPLVRETLGAEALNALEELRGFGDGTESPDEDYMDADPGEFDQRDD; this is encoded by the coding sequence GTGGAACGCAATAGTTTGGCGTGGGTCCATTGGGAGCAATTAGGGGAAATCGTGCACCGAGGTGTGGGGAAAGAACTGGATTTTGACCAATTGTCTCGGGTGATTAAGGAGATCTGCGGCCTGCAGGGCCACTGGTGCGGAACGTTGGCCTATGGGGATTTTGACCGGGGAGATTACGGATTGCAAACCCGGCTGCTTCAGGTCGGGATTCAGCCCCGGCACGTGGCCGCCCGGGAGGCAGGAGAATTTCACCGGGACGCCGTCGCCCTGGAGTTGTCCTTGGATGCGCTCGAAAGTGTACATACGCTCCCCCACATCACCGATCATTTGTTTGTGGGTGGAGACATCAGCTGGGTGCCGCTTTTCCGCAGGTTGACCCAGCACGGGAAACATATTCATTTATGTGGCTTTCAAAGTTATACTCACCGGGCGCTGCGGGAATGGGCGGAAACCTTCACCGCCCTGGACCACCGGGAGGAAATCACCCGGGACCGGATTCGGGAAGCGGGGCCGCAGATCTCAGAAGGAGATCTGGAACAGGTCATTCACGTCCTGGCTGGAATGCAGGAACGGCTTCCCTTTGTGGGGTTTGGTTTGTTGCAGCGGGAACTGACCCGGCGCTACCCTTACCGCTTCGGGTTTGAAGACATTCTGAACGCAGCGAAGAATGAAGGGATTCTTGAGGTCTACAAAGTGCCGAATCCGAACAACCCAGATTTCCCCACTACCGCCGTGCGTCTGAATCGGGAGCATCCTTTGGTGCGGGAGACTTTGGGGGCGGAGGCACTCAACGCTTTAGAAGAGTTGCGGGGATTCGGGGATGGGACGGAAAGTCCCGACGAAGACTATATGGATGCAGACCCCGGTGAATTCGATCAACGGGACGACTGA
- a CDS encoding ketopantoate reductase family protein, translated as MRFAVIGAGAVGGYFGGRLVQAGQDVTFIVRSRRRRQLEDKGLVIQSPDGHWSGPVKAVESAEGVDADVVLLTVKAYDAEGVWSNLDPLVQRGAAVLPLLNGVRHMDILRRRYGDDAVIGGLCHVESYLDDDGVIHRSSRVQDITFGEWSGVITPRIEALDEAFRRAGIGSHPSSAIEVALWDKYAFITAVSGTTALTGAGIGVVLGHGSSRAVFQHLVEEAVTTARARGISMPDDAVETVMRRAEGFEPGMLASMAKDLRAGRPVEIDHLQGALVEMAREYGVPAPVHEVVYGLLTAAVAGRSVGGDRA; from the coding sequence ATGCGTTTTGCGGTAATCGGGGCCGGAGCGGTTGGCGGGTATTTTGGCGGGCGGCTGGTCCAGGCGGGGCAGGATGTCACTTTCATTGTCCGGTCCCGGCGGCGTCGTCAACTGGAAGATAAGGGGCTGGTGATTCAAAGTCCCGATGGGCACTGGAGCGGGCCGGTAAAAGCCGTGGAGTCTGCCGAGGGCGTCGATGCCGATGTGGTGTTGTTGACGGTCAAAGCCTACGATGCCGAAGGGGTCTGGTCCAACCTGGATCCCTTGGTCCAGCGGGGGGCGGCGGTACTGCCCTTGCTCAACGGCGTGCGCCATATGGACATCCTTCGCCGCCGGTACGGGGACGATGCGGTGATCGGCGGCCTGTGTCACGTGGAAAGCTACTTGGACGACGACGGCGTAATCCACCGCAGCAGCCGGGTGCAGGACATTACCTTCGGGGAGTGGAGCGGAGTGATCACTCCGCGCATCGAAGCCCTGGACGAGGCGTTTCGCAGGGCGGGAATCGGGTCTCACCCCAGTTCGGCCATCGAGGTCGCCCTATGGGACAAATACGCCTTTATCACGGCGGTGAGCGGCACCACGGCCCTGACCGGAGCGGGGATCGGCGTGGTGCTGGGCCACGGGTCGTCCCGGGCGGTGTTTCAGCACCTGGTGGAGGAGGCGGTGACCACAGCCCGGGCCCGGGGAATCTCCATGCCCGATGATGCCGTGGAAACGGTGATGCGACGGGCGGAAGGGTTCGAACCGGGGATGCTCGCCTCCATGGCCAAAGATCTTCGGGCGGGGCGGCCGGTGGAAATCGACCACCTCCAGGGGGCCTTGGTGGAGATGGCCCGGGAGTACGGGGTGCCCGCGCCGGTCCACGAAGTGGTGTACGGCCTGCTCACCGCCGCGGTGGCCGGCCGTTCGGTGGGCGGGGATCGGGCATGA
- a CDS encoding patatin-like phospholipase family protein encodes MKMVGLALSGGAAASAAHVGVIRAFEEAGYVITHMSGTSGGALVAGLWAAGYENRELRGLLDRLERRHFDVDWRRLARRRLLRQRGEWLGFFRASRLERWLASLTDFRIMRDLPRPVALSAVDLSRGREVIFASRPLGDVLPPRTDGSSEDAPGHGKDGTPLEPATERQIKDADGAESAFRGPRGLHWEVIQEIPASLALLASSAVPVIFQPVVWKDRVFVDGGLLDNCPVAPLRALGAPAAVAVDLVSPWGWRPQRRFDGPISILFRSVNVILAHQSRTAHLAADWVIHPEIPPIAVNDFRRLGEIADAAYEWTCRTLEKQREG; translated from the coding sequence ATGAAAATGGTGGGTTTGGCGTTGTCCGGAGGAGCCGCGGCGTCGGCGGCCCACGTCGGGGTCATACGGGCTTTCGAAGAAGCCGGGTATGTCATCACCCATATGTCGGGTACCTCGGGAGGCGCCCTGGTCGCCGGGCTGTGGGCCGCCGGGTACGAGAACCGGGAGTTGCGGGGCCTCCTCGATCGCTTGGAGCGGCGGCATTTTGATGTGGACTGGAGAAGACTCGCCCGGCGGCGGCTCCTCCGCCAACGAGGGGAATGGCTGGGGTTTTTTCGTGCATCCCGTTTGGAACGATGGCTTGCCTCTCTCACGGATTTTCGTATAATGCGGGATCTTCCCCGCCCCGTCGCGCTCTCCGCCGTGGATCTCAGCCGGGGACGGGAAGTGATCTTCGCGTCCCGCCCCCTTGGTGACGTGCTGCCCCCTCGAACTGACGGGTCATCGGAGGACGCACCGGGTCATGGGAAGGACGGGACCCCCTTGGAACCGGCAACGGAAAGGCAGATCAAGGACGCCGATGGGGCTGAATCGGCCTTTCGTGGACCAAGGGGCCTGCACTGGGAGGTTATTCAAGAGATTCCGGCTTCTCTCGCCCTCTTGGCCAGTTCAGCCGTCCCGGTGATTTTTCAACCGGTGGTATGGAAAGATCGGGTTTTCGTGGATGGGGGACTGCTCGACAATTGCCCGGTGGCTCCCCTTCGGGCGCTCGGGGCCCCGGCTGCGGTGGCGGTGGATCTCGTCAGCCCTTGGGGTTGGCGGCCTCAGCGGCGGTTCGACGGCCCGATCTCCATTCTGTTTCGCTCCGTGAACGTGATTTTGGCCCATCAGAGCCGTACGGCTCACCTCGCCGCCGATTGGGTCATCCATCCCGAAATCCCCCCCATCGCCGTGAACGACTTCCGTCGCCTGGGCGAAATCGCCGATGCGGCTTATGAATGGACTTGTCGAACTTTGGAGAAACAGCGAGAAGGATAA
- a CDS encoding AAA family ATPase — MTAAMRPGTSILIVGAMGVGKTTTAQVLEQNYGYRRYSLAEPIHRVVETAFPWLKDEAKSIRRTYLQRTGAFLRSFVPNPILRHAEAALENSTGPLVIDDGRTVEEAEWARERGMAVVVLTCENDERRRRLLARDGALPGPIAFKDATEQEWTRVQAPRVDTTHLSPAEAALALLSAIDH; from the coding sequence GTGACGGCGGCGATGCGACCTGGGACGTCGATTTTGATCGTGGGGGCCATGGGGGTCGGAAAGACGACCACCGCCCAGGTTCTGGAGCAAAACTACGGGTATCGCAGGTATTCTCTGGCCGAGCCGATCCATCGGGTGGTGGAGACAGCGTTCCCTTGGCTGAAAGATGAAGCCAAATCGATCCGCCGGACTTACTTGCAGAGAACCGGCGCGTTTTTACGCAGCTTCGTGCCCAACCCGATTCTCCGACATGCAGAGGCGGCGTTGGAGAACAGCACTGGCCCCCTGGTCATCGACGACGGACGGACAGTGGAAGAGGCGGAGTGGGCGCGGGAACGGGGCATGGCGGTGGTGGTCCTGACCTGTGAAAACGATGAACGTCGCCGGCGGCTTTTGGCCCGGGACGGGGCGCTCCCCGGCCCCATCGCCTTTAAAGATGCCACCGAGCAGGAGTGGACCCGGGTTCAGGCACCTCGGGTGGATACCACCCATCTCAGCCCTGCCGAAGCTGCCCTGGCCCTTCTGTCCGCCATCGATCATTAA